A single genomic interval of Lewinellaceae bacterium harbors:
- a CDS encoding alpha-L-rhamnosidase, which yields MRYKFILPSLFLVPAILPGQTGQESLPATRLADQSWTANWIGHPEGSPYDFGVYHFRRDFDLTTLPDHLVINVSADNRYQLYINGERISEGPAKGDLLHYHYETIDIAPYLQAGINCLAAVVWNFGIRRPVAQMSHRTAFLLQANEPEFDYLNSGPAWKTIQDNAYSLLPAEGGNLRTYLVTGPRIHLQAGLCPWGWESPEFNDESWTAARNVGQAHASGHTTEFNWELVPRAIPQMELIKEDAPVVRRTDINGNKEQPPAKFPMHIPPHTKCTILLDQQHLTNAYPHLYVSGGMNSKIRLEYAESLFDANGQKGNRDEIEGKIIKGYFDEFSPDGEADRLFSTLWFRTWRYIEVTVETQDDPVEINTFFGMRRTYPFKSVAHFTAPVENLDNLWEVGWRTARLCAGETYYDCPYYEQLQYVGDTRIQALISLYVTGDDRLMRNAIQQFADSRYSDGLTKSRYPDLAGQVIPTYSLFWINMVHDYWMLRPDSAFVSQQLTTVRTILEWYDQQVDSNTGLIGATNYWNFVDWSDWPDDGGHQFGGVPPLKGGSSILTLQWVYALQDAVELMEAFGSRGDKIWYQKQMERAKRAVRMYCWDPDRKLFSDTPDKTSYSQHANIWAILTHLIPEAEEPAMIDRIVQDKSLIQATFYFRFYLMQALHQAGLGDRYMDELKPWFDMLDIGLTTFAEKPDPTRSDCHAWSASPNYDLLATVAGIRPAAPGFRSVSIRPAPGRLDQFDAVAAHPRGTIHVRYNRKSQENEFEITLPDMTPGQLIYQNKMYDLHPGKQIISVKPE from the coding sequence ATGCGATACAAGTTCATTCTGCCTTCCCTCTTCTTAGTGCCTGCAATTCTGCCGGGACAAACTGGCCAAGAATCTCTTCCTGCTACCAGATTAGCAGATCAATCCTGGACCGCAAACTGGATAGGCCATCCCGAAGGATCACCTTATGATTTTGGTGTTTACCATTTTAGAAGGGATTTTGATCTGACTACCCTACCCGATCACCTGGTCATTAATGTGTCAGCAGATAACCGGTATCAACTTTACATCAATGGAGAGCGAATCAGTGAAGGTCCTGCAAAAGGTGATTTGTTGCATTATCACTATGAAACAATTGACATTGCCCCATACCTGCAGGCAGGAATAAATTGTCTGGCTGCAGTCGTTTGGAATTTCGGAATAAGAAGACCAGTTGCACAAATGAGCCATCGGACTGCGTTTCTGTTACAGGCCAACGAACCTGAATTTGACTACCTGAATTCCGGGCCGGCGTGGAAAACGATTCAGGATAATGCCTACTCCTTATTACCGGCGGAAGGAGGCAATCTGAGAACCTACCTGGTCACCGGGCCGCGAATCCATCTACAGGCAGGTCTCTGTCCCTGGGGCTGGGAATCCCCGGAATTTAATGATGAGTCCTGGACGGCTGCCCGGAATGTTGGGCAAGCCCATGCTTCCGGACATACCACAGAATTTAACTGGGAACTGGTACCCCGGGCTATTCCACAGATGGAGTTGATTAAGGAAGATGCACCGGTTGTACGCAGAACTGATATCAACGGGAACAAGGAACAACCTCCAGCCAAATTTCCAATGCATATTCCCCCACACACCAAATGTACCATCCTGCTTGATCAACAGCATCTGACCAATGCCTATCCCCATCTGTATGTCAGCGGCGGAATGAACAGTAAGATACGTTTGGAATATGCGGAATCGCTGTTTGATGCAAATGGCCAAAAAGGAAACCGGGATGAGATCGAAGGCAAAATCATCAAAGGATATTTCGATGAATTCAGTCCGGATGGCGAGGCTGACAGGCTTTTTAGCACGTTATGGTTCCGTACCTGGCGGTATATTGAAGTTACCGTTGAAACCCAGGATGACCCTGTGGAAATCAATACTTTCTTTGGCATGAGGCGAACCTACCCTTTCAAATCCGTGGCACATTTTACTGCTCCTGTTGAAAACCTGGATAATCTCTGGGAAGTGGGATGGAGGACCGCCCGGCTTTGTGCAGGTGAGACCTACTACGATTGTCCCTACTACGAACAATTGCAATACGTGGGTGACACCAGGATCCAGGCATTGATTTCGCTCTATGTGACTGGTGATGATCGTCTTATGCGGAACGCCATCCAGCAATTTGCAGATTCACGTTATTCCGATGGTCTAACCAAAAGCCGCTATCCGGATCTGGCCGGACAGGTGATACCCACCTATTCGCTCTTCTGGATCAATATGGTGCATGACTACTGGATGCTAAGGCCCGACAGTGCTTTTGTAAGTCAGCAGTTAACTACCGTCCGAACGATCCTTGAATGGTATGATCAGCAGGTAGACAGCAATACCGGGCTGATTGGAGCCACCAACTATTGGAATTTTGTCGATTGGTCCGACTGGCCAGATGACGGCGGACATCAGTTCGGAGGGGTGCCGCCTCTGAAAGGAGGCAGTTCAATACTCACCTTACAGTGGGTTTATGCCTTGCAGGATGCCGTCGAACTGATGGAAGCATTTGGCTCGAGAGGTGATAAAATCTGGTATCAGAAACAAATGGAACGAGCAAAAAGAGCTGTCAGGATGTATTGCTGGGATCCGGATAGGAAACTATTCAGTGACACTCCCGATAAGACATCTTACAGTCAGCATGCGAATATCTGGGCCATACTTACGCACCTGATCCCGGAAGCAGAAGAACCTGCCATGATTGATCGAATCGTCCAGGACAAGTCCCTGATACAGGCTACATTCTATTTCCGGTTTTATCTGATGCAGGCACTCCATCAGGCTGGTTTGGGTGATCGCTACATGGACGAATTAAAACCATGGTTTGACATGCTGGACATCGGATTAACCACTTTTGCTGAAAAACCAGACCCTACTCGGTCCGACTGTCATGCCTGGAGCGCCAGTCCGAACTACGACCTCCTGGCTACGGTAGCTGGTATCCGGCCGGCGGCTCCGGGATTTAGGAGTGTTTCCATCCGGCCAGCCCCTGGAAGGCTCGATCAATTTGACGCGGTAGCAGCTCATCCCCGCGGTACTATCCATGTCCGGTACAACCGCAAAAGCCAGGAGAATGAATTTGAGATCACCCTGCCGGATATGACACCGGGTCAGCTGATCTACCAGAATAAAATGTATGACCTGCATCCCGGTAAGCAAATTATTTCGGTAAAGCCTGAATGA
- a CDS encoding Gfo/Idh/MocA family oxidoreductase: MKRREFIKQSGTITAGLYAFPSVINNYQKERIRVGVIGTGDRGLGVSGVMQGSEWFDVKGCCDVLPFRLDNARKQFGGESTYYTDYRKMLDNPELDAILVATPLSMHHEMAMAALDAGKHVYCEKTMAFHIPEVQDMAAKVKNSDKTFLVGHQYRSVPLYYRVAEMIQEGYIGQVTNIYVQWNRNGNWRRPVPDPQYERMVNWRMYREFSGGLTAELHSHQIDFINYVFNSHPVRIMGMGSIDYWKDGRETFDNVNNVLEYPNGMKVNLISLTANARNDYLMEFRGSKGTIVLGMDEARVYPESDEVKQLTTVDGVTGATAQALIRGEGIPVKVAHQEGWSNTTYALQNFYDSIVNQAKPYSTVVSGGTTAIIVRLIIDAMVDGEIKTWQPEYKLG, translated from the coding sequence ATGAAGCGCAGAGAATTTATTAAGCAAAGTGGAACCATAACTGCCGGGTTGTATGCCTTTCCTTCCGTAATCAACAATTATCAGAAAGAGCGTATCAGAGTTGGTGTGATCGGTACCGGAGACCGGGGCTTAGGTGTCTCCGGAGTCATGCAGGGAAGTGAATGGTTTGATGTGAAAGGCTGCTGCGATGTCTTACCTTTCCGACTGGACAATGCCCGTAAACAGTTTGGAGGTGAATCCACCTATTACACCGACTACCGAAAAATGCTGGACAATCCCGAGCTGGATGCGATTTTAGTGGCAACACCGCTGTCCATGCACCATGAAATGGCGATGGCCGCATTGGATGCCGGAAAACACGTGTATTGTGAAAAAACCATGGCATTCCACATTCCGGAAGTGCAGGACATGGCAGCCAAAGTTAAGAACTCGGATAAGACCTTTCTGGTTGGACACCAGTATCGCAGTGTTCCATTATACTACCGTGTAGCCGAGATGATCCAGGAAGGTTACATAGGTCAGGTGACCAATATCTATGTCCAGTGGAACCGTAATGGAAACTGGCGCAGGCCGGTACCAGACCCACAGTATGAGCGCATGGTCAACTGGAGGATGTACCGGGAATTTTCCGGTGGTCTAACAGCTGAATTACACAGTCACCAGATCGATTTTATCAACTATGTATTTAACAGCCACCCGGTACGCATCATGGGCATGGGTAGCATCGATTATTGGAAAGATGGCCGCGAGACCTTCGACAATGTCAATAATGTACTGGAATATCCGAATGGCATGAAAGTCAACCTGATATCCCTGACCGCAAACGCACGAAACGATTATCTGATGGAGTTTAGGGGCAGCAAAGGCACGATTGTGCTGGGTATGGATGAAGCGCGGGTCTATCCAGAATCTGACGAAGTCAAACAATTAACCACGGTAGACGGGGTTACCGGAGCAACTGCTCAGGCTTTAATACGCGGTGAGGGGATACCCGTTAAAGTAGCACATCAGGAAGGCTGGTCCAATACCACCTATGCGCTTCAGAATTTTTATGACTCCATTGTCAATCAAGCCAAACCTTACTCTACGGTTGTTTCAGGTGGAACAACTGCCATTATTGTACGGCTGATCATTGATGCCATGGTAGACGGAGAGATTAAGACCTGGCAACCGGAATACAAACTGGGCTGA
- a CDS encoding CBS domain-containing protein — MEKRIPVETIMSTFPLTIMPDTSLEKINAIFEHHLFHHLPVVNELNILQGIISKEDLLRLTAVRHHFSENAYRSILARDIMTSKVFTISPRETIEQAANIFLDQYFHALPVVDHGRLVGIVTTYDILKFQFRPQVFTNSNGHGMAE; from the coding sequence ATGGAAAAACGAATACCGGTGGAAACGATCATGTCGACTTTCCCCTTAACCATTATGCCTGATACGAGCTTGGAGAAAATCAATGCCATATTTGAACATCATCTGTTCCATCATCTTCCGGTCGTCAATGAATTAAATATCCTTCAGGGCATCATCAGTAAAGAGGACCTGTTGCGACTGACCGCAGTACGTCATCACTTCAGCGAGAATGCCTACCGGAGCATTTTGGCTCGTGACATCATGACCAGTAAAGTATTCACCATTTCACCTCGCGAAACCATTGAGCAGGCAGCGAATATCTTTTTGGATCAATACTTTCATGCGCTACCGGTGGTGGATCATGGAAGGCTGGTTGGGATTGTGACCACCTACGATATTCTGAAGTTTCAATTCAGACCTCAGGTATTTACCAATAGCAATGGTCACGGAATGGCAGAATGA
- a CDS encoding CBS domain-containing protein produces MNVNAPVSDYMSYPLYSVQPEDPLKLAQDLFQEHQIHHLLVTEEDRLMGILSYGDLLYLLNRMDNDGFEAYRNQVRLKNYKVNEIMSSKVITLQKDEPLLHALNLFLDKRINALPVMDGDKLVGIITTRDIIKKLVKEAMVKTA; encoded by the coding sequence ATGAACGTAAATGCACCTGTTTCAGACTATATGAGCTATCCTCTTTATTCCGTTCAGCCGGAAGACCCTTTGAAACTGGCTCAGGATTTATTCCAGGAACATCAAATCCATCATCTGCTCGTTACGGAAGAAGATCGATTAATGGGGATTCTTAGCTATGGTGATCTCCTTTATCTTTTGAACCGTATGGACAATGACGGATTTGAAGCCTACCGGAATCAGGTTCGACTCAAGAACTATAAAGTGAATGAGATCATGAGTTCAAAAGTCATCACCTTACAGAAAGATGAACCATTACTTCATGCTTTAAATCTGTTCTTGGATAAGCGGATCAATGCACTACCGGTCATGGACGGTGATAAACTTGTTGGCATCATTACCACCCGGGACATCATCAAAAAACTGGTGAAAGAAGCCATGGTCAAAACAGCCTGA
- a CDS encoding MFS transporter — protein sequence MSETATSTPIGIIKVITHLHAFIRHKLALHTGFLFAVDSILFGSWVAHIPWLKERFGLDEAGLGIVLFGLPAGLLTMNPISGKIIARIGLRNACLIGGTGVSLGLGSVVSMPSPYFVFGALYFAGAFNALLNVAMNTSAAEIERQENIKIMSVCHGMWSFGGMVGAGVTAVLIGLHLDPRIHMAVLAVLILLVIFRAVYVLSSLPDVFKGSSEALARPNLWLLLLIFIGFTVNLGEGIAFDWSAVYLKETLISTSSIAALAFTLFSCAMMLTRFTGDLLIARFGTHRLLATGGIVAGVAMIVLVLASTPWIGLGAFLILGIGVALGAPITYAMSMRIPSIPPATGLATYATFSFLGFLIGPPIIGLIAKAIGLRYAFLIVSLLLLMGVLATRGLLKKSA from the coding sequence ATGTCAGAAACCGCTACATCAACTCCGATTGGCATTATTAAGGTCATCACCCATCTGCATGCCTTTATACGTCACAAACTTGCCCTGCATACGGGATTTCTCTTCGCGGTTGACAGCATACTATTTGGTAGCTGGGTAGCACACATTCCCTGGCTCAAAGAGCGCTTCGGCCTTGATGAGGCAGGATTAGGGATTGTATTATTTGGTTTACCCGCAGGCCTCCTGACCATGAACCCGATTTCCGGAAAAATAATTGCCCGTATCGGCTTGCGCAATGCCTGCCTGATTGGCGGGACCGGCGTAAGCCTGGGCTTAGGCAGTGTGGTGTCAATGCCAAGCCCTTATTTTGTTTTTGGAGCATTGTATTTCGCCGGAGCTTTTAACGCCCTGCTCAATGTTGCGATGAACACCAGTGCTGCAGAAATAGAGCGGCAGGAAAATATCAAGATCATGTCCGTTTGTCACGGGATGTGGAGTTTCGGAGGTATGGTTGGCGCCGGAGTTACGGCCGTGTTGATCGGTTTACACCTTGATCCGCGGATCCATATGGCGGTACTGGCCGTATTAATCCTGCTGGTAATATTTCGCGCCGTGTACGTTCTGAGTAGCCTACCCGATGTATTCAAGGGATCCAGCGAGGCATTGGCACGTCCAAACCTGTGGTTGCTGTTGTTGATCTTCATTGGTTTTACGGTGAATTTGGGAGAAGGGATCGCATTTGACTGGTCTGCTGTTTACCTGAAAGAGACGCTGATATCCACATCATCTATAGCGGCATTGGCTTTCACTCTGTTCAGCTGTGCAATGATGTTAACACGATTCACCGGCGATCTTCTGATTGCCAGGTTTGGCACACATCGATTACTGGCAACCGGAGGAATTGTCGCCGGAGTAGCAATGATTGTACTGGTCTTGGCTTCAACGCCATGGATTGGTTTGGGTGCTTTCCTCATCCTTGGGATTGGGGTCGCCCTGGGAGCTCCGATAACCTATGCCATGTCCATGCGAATACCATCCATACCGCCTGCAACGGGACTTGCCACCTATGCTACCTTTAGTTTTCTGGGTTTTCTGATCGGACCGCCAATAATCGGCCTAATCGCAAAAGCCATTGGCTTGCGCTATGCCTTCCTGATTGTCAGCTTGTTATTACTTATGGGGGTACTGGCAACAAGGGGGCTATTGAAAAAATCTGCCTGA
- a CDS encoding PHP domain-containing protein, whose amino-acid sequence MRLLTLLLTTVPMAFSFGQDHGHSHGRVIEFPDVPGYKTLKCDFHIHTVFSDGSVWPTIRVEEAVKDGLDAISLTEHIEYQPHKEDIPHPDRNRSFEIVQELAKAYDLMIIHGTEITREMPPGHSNAIFIQDVNKINVDDPVEAFREAKRQGAFIFWNHPNWIRQVPTGIATLTDLHKQLITEHLLDGIEVVNDVTYSQEALQIALDNNLTVMGTSDIHGLVDWQFGIPEGGHRPITLVLAKERSPESIREALDAKRTIAYFNDILAGYQQPLELLLSSCLVAGKATYQGSSSVVNVELTNLGDAPLILRNKSPYAFHAHADIITIAPHTMETLQVKTMEQLRDFVLTFEVLNAVYAPEKHPTLEWKIEVTP is encoded by the coding sequence ATGCGTCTTTTAACCTTATTGCTCACCACGGTTCCGATGGCTTTTTCCTTTGGGCAGGATCATGGTCACAGTCATGGCCGCGTCATCGAATTTCCGGATGTGCCGGGATACAAAACACTGAAATGCGATTTTCATATTCACACTGTGTTTTCAGATGGCAGTGTATGGCCAACGATTCGGGTAGAGGAAGCGGTAAAAGACGGGCTGGATGCAATATCCCTTACGGAGCATATTGAGTATCAGCCGCATAAAGAGGACATACCTCATCCCGACCGGAATCGTTCTTTTGAGATCGTCCAGGAATTGGCCAAAGCCTACGACCTTATGATCATTCACGGTACCGAGATAACCAGGGAAATGCCTCCCGGACACTCCAATGCTATTTTCATTCAGGACGTTAATAAGATCAATGTGGATGACCCGGTTGAAGCGTTCCGGGAAGCAAAACGTCAGGGTGCATTCATATTCTGGAATCACCCCAACTGGATAAGGCAGGTGCCCACCGGTATTGCCACCCTGACTGATCTGCACAAGCAACTTATCACGGAGCACTTACTGGACGGCATTGAAGTTGTCAATGATGTAACGTATTCTCAGGAGGCCCTGCAGATCGCGCTGGACAACAACCTGACTGTGATGGGAACTTCGGATATTCATGGCCTCGTCGACTGGCAGTTTGGAATTCCCGAGGGAGGTCACCGGCCAATCACCCTGGTCCTGGCAAAAGAACGTTCTCCCGAAAGCATCCGGGAAGCATTGGATGCCAAAAGGACCATAGCTTATTTTAATGATATCCTGGCCGGGTATCAACAGCCACTGGAGTTATTGTTAAGTTCCTGTCTGGTTGCCGGAAAGGCTACGTACCAGGGTTCTTCTTCGGTAGTCAATGTAGAGTTAACCAATCTGGGTGATGCACCACTTATTCTCCGCAATAAAAGCCCGTATGCCTTTCACGCGCATGCAGACATTATTACCATCGCACCACATACCATGGAAACATTACAGGTAAAAACGATGGAACAGTTGCGTGATTTCGTCCTTACTTTCGAAGTGTTAAATGCCGTGTATGCACCGGAAAAGCACCCAACGCTTGAATGGAAAATTGAGGTAACCCCTTAG
- a CDS encoding alpha-L-fucosidase, producing the protein MAQMRFMLLVLWVAVWAACQTASNEQTAEPVDYLHESQADFDSRMEWWRDARFGMFVHWGLYAIPAGVFQGDTTHSIGEWIMQTLHIPVSDYEKLAGEFNPVQFDPVFWAQTAADAGMKYLVITSKHHDGFCLWDSQVSQYDVMDASPYKKDILASLKKACDDAGVKLCFYHSIMDWHHPQAQSINYPDYNSQDKMNPEFAQYRDNYLRPQLHELIAKYDPAVLWFDGEWIPEWTEDQGKALYNELRNLKPELIINNRVGKGMQGMQGMNKGDQDYAGDFGTPEQEILTGTSDYDWESCMTMNDTWGYKSFDDHWKSSQTLINNLIDCAAKGGNYLLNIGPTAEGLIPEASVERLHDIGKWMHVNSEAIYNTRRNGNPYQLDETTKITYSKDGKTAYIIATSWPGDELKLGTIKPVAGGDIRLLGSDTALEQHEQGGEVVVSIPATLQEPSNRPCDYAWVFKVPVAD; encoded by the coding sequence ATGGCTCAAATGCGCTTCATGTTATTGGTTCTTTGGGTGGCCGTCTGGGCGGCCTGTCAGACTGCGTCAAACGAACAGACTGCCGAACCGGTCGATTACCTGCATGAATCGCAGGCCGATTTTGATTCCCGGATGGAATGGTGGCGGGATGCCCGTTTCGGAATGTTTGTCCATTGGGGTCTTTACGCTATTCCGGCGGGAGTTTTCCAGGGAGACACAACCCATTCCATTGGTGAGTGGATCATGCAAACCCTCCACATTCCCGTTTCCGATTACGAAAAATTGGCCGGGGAGTTTAATCCGGTTCAGTTTGATCCGGTCTTTTGGGCTCAAACAGCCGCCGATGCAGGGATGAAATACCTGGTGATCACCTCAAAACACCATGACGGTTTTTGCCTCTGGGATTCCCAAGTCAGCCAATACGACGTGATGGATGCATCTCCCTACAAAAAGGATATCCTGGCGTCACTAAAGAAGGCTTGTGACGATGCCGGTGTAAAATTATGTTTTTATCATTCGATTATGGATTGGCATCACCCTCAGGCGCAATCGATCAATTATCCTGATTACAATTCCCAGGACAAGATGAATCCTGAATTCGCACAGTATCGTGACAATTACCTGCGGCCACAATTGCATGAACTGATAGCGAAATACGATCCGGCAGTCCTTTGGTTTGATGGAGAATGGATCCCTGAATGGACTGAAGACCAGGGCAAAGCATTGTACAATGAGCTGCGAAACCTGAAGCCCGAACTGATCATAAATAACCGGGTGGGTAAAGGTATGCAGGGGATGCAGGGCATGAATAAAGGTGATCAGGATTATGCCGGCGATTTTGGCACACCCGAGCAGGAGATCCTTACCGGCACTTCGGATTACGACTGGGAGTCTTGCATGACCATGAACGATACCTGGGGATACAAGTCATTCGATGACCATTGGAAATCCTCCCAAACATTGATCAATAACCTGATTGACTGTGCTGCTAAAGGAGGTAACTATTTACTGAATATAGGTCCTACTGCCGAAGGATTGATCCCGGAGGCAAGTGTTGAAAGGTTGCACGATATCGGAAAATGGATGCATGTTAACTCGGAAGCCATTTACAACACCAGAAGGAATGGGAATCCCTATCAACTTGATGAAACAACCAAAATAACGTATAGCAAAGACGGAAAAACGGCTTACATCATCGCGACATCCTGGCCTGGTGATGAACTGAAGCTTGGCACAATAAAACCTGTAGCAGGAGGTGACATCCGGTTGTTGGGATCGGACACAGCCCTGGAACAGCATGAACAGGGTGGGGAAGTCGTCGTATCCATACCGGCTACGCTGCAGGAACCTTCCAATCGTCCCTGTGATTATGCCTGGGTCTTCAAAGTCCCTGTTGCTGACTAA
- a CDS encoding GH3 auxin-responsive promoter family protein, translated as MSPIIGNLIKRGLSLGETFESRQVDVSPIHFQKKTLYRLLRKAQSTTFGKYYGFRDLMRSPDIIKSYQETVPLYTYDQMYNRWWHMSLKQIDNVSWPEKVKYFALSSGTSGAPSKYIPITDDLQKSMRRGGLRMFFALSQFNVDPALFTRSMMMLGGSSDLQNGSGYFAGDLSGINANKLPLWLRPYYKPGMEIAQLADWDSRLDRIARNAREWDIGFLVGIPSWLQLMMDRIIHYHKVDTIHDIWPNLEVCVHGGVAFEPYRKSMEKYFARPLIYMDSYLASEGFIAFQSRPETNAMKLLLNNGIFLEFIPYTDANFDAEGNMIGQPHAYSIGQVVEGENYALLLSTSGGAWRYLIGDTVRFTDVARSEIIITGRTKHFLSVCGEHVSVDNMNQVVQKLEEDFNVYIPEFTAGAIQSGNRHAHRWYIGMEPMMDPKKALEVLDKKMCEINDDYRTERSHVLLEPEIIIIPPQLFLDFQRQKGQLGGQYKFPRVMRGAAFAEWEQFVMSHQVA; from the coding sequence ATGTCGCCAATCATTGGAAATTTAATCAAACGAGGATTATCCCTTGGGGAGACTTTTGAATCCCGTCAGGTAGACGTTTCTCCCATTCATTTCCAAAAGAAGACCCTTTACCGGCTGCTGCGTAAAGCACAATCCACCACATTCGGAAAATATTACGGTTTTCGCGACCTGATGCGATCACCGGACATCATCAAAAGTTACCAGGAGACTGTTCCTCTCTACACCTATGATCAGATGTACAACCGGTGGTGGCACATGAGTCTGAAGCAGATCGATAATGTATCCTGGCCCGAAAAGGTGAAATATTTTGCCCTTTCCAGCGGCACATCAGGCGCTCCAAGTAAATACATCCCCATAACCGATGACCTCCAAAAGTCCATGCGCAGAGGGGGTTTACGTATGTTTTTTGCCTTATCCCAGTTTAATGTGGATCCGGCTTTGTTTACCAGATCCATGATGATGCTGGGCGGGAGCAGTGATCTGCAGAACGGAAGCGGCTATTTTGCGGGGGACCTCAGTGGGATCAATGCCAACAAATTGCCCTTATGGCTGCGACCATATTACAAACCAGGTATGGAGATCGCGCAATTGGCAGACTGGGATTCGAGGCTCGATCGTATCGCCAGAAATGCCAGGGAGTGGGATATCGGGTTTTTAGTCGGGATTCCTTCGTGGTTACAGTTGATGATGGACCGGATCATTCATTATCATAAGGTTGATACCATTCATGACATCTGGCCCAATTTGGAGGTATGCGTGCACGGAGGGGTTGCCTTTGAGCCATATCGCAAGAGTATGGAAAAATACTTCGCCCGCCCACTGATATACATGGACAGTTATCTTGCTTCGGAAGGTTTTATTGCGTTTCAGAGCCGCCCGGAGACCAATGCCATGAAGCTTCTCCTGAACAACGGGATATTTTTAGAGTTCATCCCGTACACCGATGCAAATTTTGATGCGGAAGGGAACATGATCGGCCAGCCTCATGCCTATTCGATCGGCCAGGTCGTGGAAGGAGAGAATTATGCCTTGTTGTTATCCACTTCCGGAGGAGCATGGAGGTACCTCATCGGAGATACCGTCCGTTTTACGGATGTCGCTCGTTCAGAGATCATCATTACTGGTCGTACCAAACATTTTTTGAGTGTTTGTGGTGAACACGTTTCGGTGGACAATATGAATCAGGTGGTCCAGAAACTGGAAGAGGATTTCAATGTCTATATTCCTGAATTCACAGCCGGTGCCATCCAATCCGGCAATCGTCATGCTCACCGTTGGTATATTGGTATGGAACCCATGATGGATCCCAAAAAGGCGCTCGAGGTCCTGGACAAAAAGATGTGCGAGATCAATGATGATTATCGCACCGAACGGAGTCATGTCTTACTGGAGCCCGAGATCATCATCATTCCTCCGCAGCTGTTCCTGGATTTCCAGCGACAAAAGGGACAGTTGGGCGGTCAATACAAATTCCCCCGAGTGATGCGCGGTGCTGCATTTGCCGAGTGGGAACAATTTGTGATGAGTCACCAGGTAGCATGA